The following coding sequences lie in one Cyanobacterium sp. Dongsha4 genomic window:
- a CDS encoding L,D-transpeptidase has translation MKLLFYSRHLKQNIVLCLITFCFSLTGVSPSFSSESINNIQKQLLEINAPSLPPLGDSSTYLYSPDEVFNFQLVLRLKKRVVEVYEQDQVIASFPVAVGREGWETPQGEFEIIQMVENPSWQNPWTGKVIPPGPTNPLGERWIGFWTDGKNFIGFHGTPGEHLIGQAVSHGCVRMRNKDIKELFKLVSMGTPVKVVQ, from the coding sequence ATGAAACTCCTTTTTTATAGTCGCCATTTAAAACAAAATATTGTTCTGTGTTTAATAACTTTTTGTTTTTCTTTAACTGGAGTTTCTCCCAGTTTTAGCTCAGAATCTATCAACAATATTCAAAAGCAACTGCTAGAAATCAATGCTCCTAGTTTGCCTCCTCTAGGAGATTCTAGCACTTATCTTTATAGTCCCGATGAAGTATTTAATTTTCAATTAGTTTTGCGTTTGAAAAAAAGAGTAGTTGAAGTTTATGAACAAGATCAAGTCATTGCTAGTTTCCCCGTAGCAGTGGGTAGAGAAGGTTGGGAAACTCCTCAAGGAGAATTTGAGATTATTCAAATGGTAGAAAATCCCTCGTGGCAAAATCCTTGGACAGGGAAAGTAATTCCTCCAGGTCCTACCAATCCTTTGGGAGAGCGTTGGATAGGGTTTTGGACTGATGGTAAAAATTTTATCGGTTTTCATGGAACACCGGGGGAGCATTTAATAGGTCAAGCAGTGTCTCATGGTTGTGTGAGAATGAGAAATAAAGATATTAAAGAATTATTTAAGTTAGTGTCTATGGGTACACCAGTGAAGGTAGTGCAGTAA
- a CDS encoding DUF2232 domain-containing protein — protein MTDSKPDFSVDDSNWIDEEETYQSIASESNVNLKEKQTKYYQFKPETIALVESAFLASTASLIWLIDYYFRIGPFLKMLFPLPIALVYLRRGKRASIITTIVCGLLLAILMGPPRSIVYIVPYGLMGIQLGALWRRGVNWYVSIFVASLIGCFGFFFRFWLFSILLGEDLWVYVISQITNLADWIFLKLGILARPDMITIQLLAIAVVMVNNIIYSLTVHLVALLMLDRLKTPIPRPPKWLQVILDYE, from the coding sequence TTGACAGATTCTAAACCAGACTTTTCCGTTGATGATTCTAATTGGATTGATGAAGAGGAAACTTATCAGTCGATCGCATCTGAGTCTAATGTTAATTTAAAAGAGAAACAAACCAAATATTATCAATTTAAACCAGAAACCATCGCCCTTGTGGAAAGTGCTTTTTTGGCAAGTACAGCGAGTTTAATTTGGCTGATTGATTATTATTTTCGCATCGGTCCTTTTTTGAAAATGTTGTTTCCTTTACCTATTGCCTTAGTTTATCTACGCAGGGGTAAAAGAGCATCCATTATCACTACTATTGTCTGTGGCTTGTTATTAGCAATATTGATGGGACCTCCTCGCAGTATCGTCTATATCGTACCCTATGGCTTGATGGGAATACAATTAGGAGCATTATGGCGTAGAGGAGTAAATTGGTATGTTTCTATTTTTGTAGCGAGTTTGATTGGTTGTTTTGGTTTCTTTTTCCGCTTTTGGTTATTTTCAATTCTGTTAGGGGAAGATTTATGGGTGTATGTAATTAGTCAGATCACCAATTTAGCTGATTGGATTTTCCTGAAACTGGGAATTTTAGCTCGTCCTGATATGATTACTATTCAGCTACTTGCGATCGCAGTTGTGATGGTTAATAATATTATTTATAGTCTAACAGTTCATCTAGTCGCCCTACTAATGCTCGATCGCCTTAAGACTCCCATTCCACGCCCTCCGAAGTGGTTGCAAGTAATTTTAGATTATGAATAA